The following is a genomic window from Nicotiana tabacum cultivar K326 chromosome 3, ASM71507v2, whole genome shotgun sequence.
agaaactaAAGTCAAAACTATTACATCATCAAGTTCCCATCAAGAAAAATTACTCCATAAAGGATTTATTATAAATCACATGAAATAAGAGTTAGAAAATGTTACAATCCAATTAGGAGAATGTGATCTATCTCCCAAGTTCCCTGGCTCAAAACTTCAACATTCTCTCCAAAACTAAGATCCGTAACTTGTGGGACGATTACATGTATTTATAAGGTTGGGGGAatgccaaaaataccaaaatatcccTAAAGTACAAATTCTAGATCGGTCCATTAGCATTGCGCTTTTGCGCTGCAACATAGATTTCATTTTCATATTTCTCCCCGTAGCGCTTTCTCGTTACAACACAGATTTGTGCTGTATTTGTTGGTAGCAACACAAATTTGCAAGTAGCTCCGCCCTATGTGCAACATTTTTTCGTTGCATGGCCGAACTTTGATAGGAGGGGCGGAGGTCGAATATTAGAGTAGGAGGGTAGTAGGTAGTCGATCGTTTTCCTTTCCATACCCGTAGTAGTAGTTTGTGTTCTCGTATTTTCGTATGCTTGGATTTCTATTACTACATAATGTTTTTCACGCTTCGATCATTCTATTTCTTTGTTGGTGCTACTGCTTCTTTTATGGCTTCTATGTTACAATATTCCTTTTCGTTATTTTGGTGCTTGTGCTTTACTTGAGCTGATGGTCTATTTGAAATAACCTTTTTACCTCCACAAaaggtagggtaaggtctgcatacacaataccctccctagaccccccTTTGTGAGATTACACTGGGTATAATAatgatgttgttgttgtagggCCGAACCTTGCATGGATCCAACTTCAAATTGATTTTTTGAATCTTTTTCTTCCCGTTTTGACTTAGATTATTCTGGTTACGCACCTTTAAATACCTATAGAAATAATACCAAAAGTTAGTGTATTAAGCATTCAAGTCAGATAAAtcactccctccgtttcaattcaGTTGATATATTTTGTCTCGACACGTAATTTAATAAAAAAGAAGGCTTTTTGAAATTCGTGGTCTTTAAAGCATAAAAGGCAAAAACTTTGTGGGGTCATaccatttgtgtggttataaaagcttatCATTAAAGGTATAGGTAAAAGggaaagtttaaaattaaattattttcaaatatagaaatgtgtcattcttttggaACGGACTAGTAAGGAAAATGTGTCATAGATTGTAACCGAGGGAGTAAAAAAAAGTAAACTAAAGGCCATCCAAAACATATCAAATTCATAAGTACAATTTGACTTATCAATAGtcatgttttcttactttcaaggCTCTGTGGTAATGACTGTTAATTCTGAGCTCTGCATCACTAGTTTATTTCTGTATGTTGTAGTAGCTTGGGTTTTTTCTGGAGCAATGAAATTGTTAAGCATTTTAGTAAAACTACACTTGGGGTCTAATGCTTTGTGTCTAATAAATCACCTCCTGTCAAACTCTTGGCCAAGGAGAAAAAAAATAGTACAAACCAGTGATTTGGAAAGCGTTAAGCGCAAAAAAGCAACGAGGCCTCGCTTCACCGAAGCGAGAAGCGCTTTTTTTTTTCATGTGAAGAGCAATTTAacacataaataaaaataaataaaataggcATAGATAAATGGCTAAGAACTCATTACAAATAACATATTATTAATTGTCAATACAAGGGAAGCTTCTCTCTGGGAAGAAGGGTGAATAGTAATTCCGACACTATTCATCGGCCATAATTCCGGAATCCGGCGGTGGATTGTCGCAAATTTGGTGTCAAAAGAACCCCCTTCTCTTTGCGAACAATCCCCATTTggtttcatcatcaaatccataGCCATTTGGGACAGATCTTAAATTTTTCTACACTATTACTGTAGCTCCGAGAATTTCCAGATTTTCAACCGGGCATCTGTCTCCGCGATTTAGTGTAGCAATCTACTGCAACGTAGTTGAAACTGTTGCGTAATAGAGCCCTTCCATGGCAGCAAACGTCTCTCCCCAGCCTTTGGCTGTGGGAGAGCAGAATTCAAACTCTAATGAAGTTATTTCAAACATTAACAACATTCGTACATATGCAGCAAGTTTGAATCACAAATAATCTGCCGCACCTCTCACAAAAACGACTTTGAAACCTTTTGAAATTGTTCATGGAATCCCTACGATTCAGTTTTCATTGGAGGAACGTGAAGAATTTGCAAAGGAGGAAGGATTACACCAAGCTGTGATCATTAAATTGTCCAGCGACGCACTAAATCTGCAGGTTTTAAGGAATAATCTGCCGAAAATCATTGGCATCAAAGGTAATTGCTTGTTAGGTTCATTGGCCCAACGACAACTCTTAATTCGTTGTGATCAATATGAAGATTATGTGTGTTGTTTAGCGAGAGCTGTGAATTACTTTCAACACAATGGAAAAGAGCATCAATATAGAGTTTTTCCATGGACTGTTGGTTACAATCCTAAGGAAGAAACCTCTAAGGCTGCTGTTTGGATTTCGCTGCCGAACTTGTCGCCAAGACTATTTGCACATAAGGCTTTACTGTCTATTGCAGCAGTAGTGGGAAAACCTATTGCAATTGATAAGGCAACTCAAATAAGATCACGTCCTAGCACAGCAAGGGTTAAAGTGATTGTGGATGTACTGGACACACTTCCTGAAAAGGTTAGGCTTCAATATCTTGATGCTAAAACTGGTAAGATTGTCGATGATTACCAGGAAATTATCTATGATAATTTGCCTTCGTATTGTTGCCATTGTAAGCATCAAGGACATGAAGAAAATCAATGCCGACGCTTAAAAGGAAAGGCAGTTCAAGATGCTCGTGTTTGTGATGAAACAGTTGAGAATGAGCATCAAATAGTTGAAAAATTGCAGGGTGATGCAAGAGTGTTTTTGAATGCTAAGAGAGCCGGGCAACAACTTATAGAAGGATCACAAAGTGATAAGAACACTAGGCAGCAGGTGTGTGATGATTTGAATAAAAGAGCAGATGCTACAGGTGTTCGAGATGCTGTGCAATTAGAAAAAACTGGTGGAAGTAAGGGTCTAGTTGTTCATGATCGAGATATGAATTCCAAGGGTGAAGCAGCTGGTGTATCTGTGGTTTTGGAGGCTGGGCAACCTGGTAAAGGAAGGGATCAGATTGAGCCTCAGAATACTAATCTTATCACTACAGGTACTGGGCAAAATACTCTAGCGCAAGGGCAGAAAATAGCAGCTGTTTCTAGTGTTGCTACAATTCCAGTTTCTGCAGCTCGTGCTAGGGTATTGACGGAATTGAATCCTGTTACAGTTCCTATATCTGTTCGTGCTTCAGCAGGGGTTACTAAAGGACCAGGGGATAAGCAAAAATCTGATGAAGTTGAGCGTCAAACAGTTAATGCACATGTGATTCTTTATGCAGGCCAAGCTGGTGCAATTCTAGAAAACAAAACTGATGCTCCTGAGTTGAAGAAAATTGTTGATCGAGTGGTGTCTAAGATTGATAAACCTACTGCTGCAAATACAAAATCAGCAGGTTTACAGGCTGAAACTAATGACGCTTCTAAGGAAGGTGTAAAGAGTGATAACATTCATGGGAAAAAGGCTGAAAACTGGACAATGGTGTCCAGCAAAATAGGATCTCCAAGAAATAAAAAAGTGCAGCAGCTGGCGCAAAAGCAAGGAGTTGAATTTACTAATTCTTTTGATGCCTTAAGCAACGACCAGGAACAAGTGGTGAATAAGGAGAGGAAGAGTATACAACAGGTTCTGATGCACGAACCTTTTTTGGATGATACTGCGACGACTATGAAACAGTGTGATCGCGAGACAGCTACAAAATCTGGGATGCATAAATCTCCAGGCAGTCCAGAACAACAGATACGTTCTAATGCAGAGGCACACAACTCCAATGCACCTACATTGCATTTCTCCAATCCACAGGTTGAACAAATCATTAAAGATGTTCAAAAAGAAATGATGATGAACAATCCCATAGTCAAACAACCTTTGGTCACCTTAAACAAATCTGTTTTTGAGGTTCCTTCTCAGTCAATGGAATATTGTGGAGAGGTTGAAGGTGAAACTGGGCAACTTATGTTATCAACGGGGAATAACAATGATGCTATACAAGGAAATTTGAGGCTGATGGCTATCAAGTCTAAACTTTGGCAAGAACAACGGGAGGATGATGATGAAGAGGATTGGGGAGATGGTTTTGCTGGCTATTCATCAGAAGAGGCTGATCGTGAGGCTAATCATGAGAGTGCAGGTGAGGAGTTTGATTCCTTAGCGATGGTAATATCTGAACGAGTGCCAGCAGCAAGTCCAACGAGCAATTTGAACTCCAATGCTCCTGCATTCGTTCCCAGAAATCCTTCATCTCCAGCTTTTCAAAATGCAGCAGCTGGAACACCTACAACTACTGTGCAACAGCAGCAAATTAATCCCAACACCTCAAACACAAAGCCTAATGGTGATCGAACAAAAACAGGAACACCAACATCTGGGCAGTTCCAAACTGTGACAACAAGTGCTACTGCAAGAACATCTACAAGGCAAGGTACGCCAGCTGCAACTCATATAGGTGCAACATCGACCAAACAGGCCACGTCAGGTATCCATACAAGTCCTATTGAACAGCAGCAACAAAATGATCCAAACGCTACAGCTAGGACTCCTACTGGTGATTGCAAAACAATAACAATTTCACAGGTTGGGCAGTAACAGCTCGTAACCACTGCTCCAGTTATTTTGTTAGACGAAAGACAACTTTTGGATGCAATGGTAAGTTCTGATCCTAAAAAAGCTTTAAATCATGCTATTTCAAGCACTGGTGATGAGAATATGAGTAGGAACAAATCACAACAAAGTAAGGCAAGTCTGGTTACTGCACAAGCTGGCAATACATTGATGACTTTGGGTGTTTCTCAAGACATGCCAAATCCACTATTGGTAGGTAGAGATATATATGAAGAAGGGGAGGAAGATGATATCTTAAATCAATGCCGGGCAGAGGCATCAAGAAAAGGCGACCTATCACCTATGCATAGTGGAAAAATAAAGAaggcacatacaaggaaaaatagttgggacgacaaggtcagcgattttttaaatgttaggcgacctccaatgagagttgccaaacaaaagaaGGCTGCCCCAACTACATCTACAAAGTCCAATCGTTCAAAAAAGAAATCATGATTTTTGAATACATCTTGAAGAATTGGGGTTGTGATGAAAAAGAATTACAACTTGAAGAAATTACAAGTTCGGACAAGAAGGGACAACATTTTAATTCCTTCATCATTTTATTCTACCATTATATTAGTAtactcatttgtaatatcatcatagagtatgttataaactctgtgatgatcattgaatatttggtactttctagttcttattttttacatgcatgCTAGTAGGTGAGGTTTTttatgcctcaataggattagtaaggtaaggtttagcacGGTTTGTGTTtccttggtcctatgcctttgcaaattatccacacggctataagattatatgccctcgtgagactttgcaggcagctacaccatgaatcctctacatgaggctgccataggcaatgtgaggcgcggaggagtgattatatagccaagacATATGggaagcgagaagcgaagcgcgAGCTTTTTTGCTGTGAAGCGCAATTTaacacataaataaaaaaaataaaataggcaTAGATAAATGGCTAAGAACtcattaaaaataacatattaagcaAATGTTTCAATTCTTGAATCAAGAAGCAAATAATAGATACTAAAACTAGATAGTGAATAATCCTCAAAAGTCATAACATATTAAGCAAATgcaaaacaaaatcacaaaaggAGCAACATCCTATTCTTCAACAAGATCTCCAAACTCTTGAAGTGTCATCATGTTCGAGTTATTATATtggtcatcatcttcttcttcatcggaGGCTTCATTAATTAGGGTTCTTCTTGTACATGTACTTGTAGATATTCTTTCTTTGCTCCTTAAAGTACTTCCCCTAAAACCATAAACATTCTCTTCAACTCCACTTGCCATAGCAACATGACCAAAAGTGAGACCTTCTCCTTcaaacacttcttcttcttcatgattTTCGGGGCCTCCGGTTAACCATTCATTTGCTTCATCAATGTTATCCAATAAAATTGGATCAATGATATTGCGAGCTTTGTAACGACGAGCCAATGTTCTATTATATTTTACGAACACGAGATCATTGAGTTTCTTTAGCTCAAGCCTGTTCCTCTTCTTAGTATGAATCTGCATAATAAAATGTAGAAAGTAATTAAGAGGAGTACTTAGGACAATTGAGATAAACTTTAATTTAGTAATAATGTAATATAGCTTCTCACATGTTCATAAACACTCCAATTTCTCCCGCATCCGGATGAGCTACAAGTTAAGCTTTGAACTCTAATAGCAAATTGTTGCAAGTTTGGAACTTCATAACCAAATTGCATCCACCATTCAACTGTAGAAGTATTATTTTAGAAGTTAATAACTTGAAAGTTAAAGCTCTAAAGAGTAAAACAATTGAAAAAAGTTGCTCACCTGGTGCCAGTTTGGTTCTGCCTCTAATGGCCGAAGCTAATCCAAGAATTCCATCGGCTTGCATATACACACCAAGCTCTTGCCCTATTTTGTCTTGCATCACTTCATCTGGCACCAACTTCGCAACACATGCATGATACCCCTTCCAAATGTTTAAATCTAAAGTCTTTTTCTCATTGTTTGTGTAAAACAATCCGGGGTTCAAAATATGCCTTGCTGCATGTAAAGGTTGATGAAGCTCATCATCTCACCTTTTATCAATGATTTCAAACACTCTCTCATATTTCCTCCTATCATGATCAAATGCCTTCTCAATAGCTTCTTTAGCCCTATCCATGGCTTCATAAATGTATCCCATTGGTAGTTTTTTCTCCCCATCCACCAAACGAAGTACAATAACCAAAGGATTACCAACTTTAAGTGCTTGAACAGTGTCATTCCAAAAATATGGACCAATAATAAATCTCGCAACTTCTTTCCCAAGAGCTTCCTTTGCATAGATACTCTCACTCCATTCGGTTGACAAAAACAAGGTTCGCAAATTTTGCTTTTGCAGGTAAAAGCTATGCAAGGTCAAG
Proteins encoded in this region:
- the LOC142174725 gene encoding uncharacterized protein LOC142174725; the protein is MQDKIGQELGVYMQADGILGLASAIRGRTKLAPVEWWMQFGYEVPNLQQFAIRVQSLTCSSSGCGRNWSVYEHIHTKKRNRLELKKLNDLVFVKYNRTLARRYKARNIIDPILLDNIDEANEWLTGGPENHEEEEVFEGEGLTFGHVAMASGVEENVYGFRGSTLRSKERISTSTCTRRTLINEASDEEEDDDQYNNSNMMTLQEFGDLVEE